The Neisseria yangbaofengii genome contains a region encoding:
- a CDS encoding two-partner secretion domain-containing protein, with protein MNKTCYKVIFNKKRGMMMAVAENTARDGKNVQDGKAAISDGLAGAAKFQIQMAAFSVWLAVGSAAVSPVWAAGLQADKSAPLGQQPTVLQTANGLPQVNIQTPTAGGVSVNQYRQFDVDKRGAILNNSRSNTQTKLGGWIQGNPWLARGEAKVIVNQVNSVSPSLLNGYIEVAGRRAEVVLANPAGIRVNGAGFINAAGVTLTTGKPLFDNGNLTSFQVRDGDIAVNGDGLDTSGADYTRLLARAAQINAGVWAKDLSVVSGSNDVATDGSHTQVSDGRPAPAVAIDTAQLGGMYANKITLVSTDKGAAVHHAGQAFATAGGVTLSADGKIGNSGSIAAADNTQRSSAAARVNIQATAFDNSGTLSSQGKTAIQSPKVGNSGLITSSDELNIRTQNLDNRQTIQAARFDIETGRLNNSGDMAQTGLQSLNIEAGKLNNSGLIAYAGQDHVSGNGGNTAPSTPATPTTAAASGRIQTQNDAAAVPLTLAEGRLKVSDGLENSGSITANGGVDIHAANSLGNTGKLHLNKLAVGGSLLDNREAEIISRQAEITAQTLDNRQGKLTAAETLTIRNQTTDNREGTLQSGGSLAAAVQTLDNSNGRLTVNRQAGIKAAALLNQSGQIDTGRLKAEAARLDNTSGQIRSDEMTELKVSDGLDNQRGLIGSAKDVKIHDGGSQSLSINNASGEILAEQHLDIQAKTLTKQGELAANRNLSLNLKDSFTAAQDIRAGQGLTVSSKGGIHNSYTLEGSRFVRLEADHIDNTASGTIQSGSDTRLKADNITNRGLINSNGLTLLDAGNTVLNIGSGRVYGDWVAIEAEKLVNQEKTANGETKAAVIAAREHLAVGAKEITNQEEAKLSSEGSLNIGGSLDEQHQAQGMADRLINASATIEAGGDARIAAKSLGNLNKHFELEEYLAETSGQIKEYAPAGEAVRYREGRDGTFDNSRGEKDQKTAGFHFPDGSQVEAEHWNVWDYHIKTYRQRIKTSKPAEILIGGNLIAAGSNWLNSDSHILIGGNLDSDGLEENINNQGTQGQGRLENIGQQYLSTWDKRWYSRKRRPRRVEREYVAYTPVEPFTHDLDSPALKYQENASLGKLQNLAIAAALNPTAVTHGGSTPAPIKTLNTDTKLPTSSLYAVNPAHPSYLVETDPAFTNYKQWLSSDYMLNALKLDPSRMHKRLGDGYYEQKLVNEQVARLTGYRRLDGYTNDEAQFKALMQAGITFAREQQLTPGIALSPEQVARLTSDIVWLETQTLTLIDGSTVDVLAPKVYLTVKPGDINAHGGLISADRLAMNGTGSIINSGTLAGRKIADLSATDITNSGVVQGGKVRLRGQDVNIEGGTVAADTLLAVEADRLRVASTTATGGDERNGQTQIDRVAGLYVNNASDGLLSLKANQSIDFVAANLRNEASKGKTQIVSDGRIDLGTAKLEAHSKWGELSDKNHRHVAQTSEAGTVIGAAGDILLSAKDDLTVRQGSIASDKGRVTLSGRNVDISEGRQTLDLDESIYTKSRGIASKTTGLDQYRRQHDEAVGSEISGGKVLIAADNNLTVRGGNVVSDGLTVLTAGNDVNITAAQSTYNDSEFHQTKKSGLMGSGGIGFTVGSKKDTADSGSRTRVNHGSTVGSLTGDTVISAEQNYRQTGSTVSSPEGDVLIRARNIDIKAAQDTYATDYRQTLEQKGLTVAVNVPVVQAVQSTAAAAKTVGKSNNGRVNAMAAANAAWQTRKLLAEESSPDNLKGLANTAAALSAGDWQSAANASNVSVSLTYGQQKNTAQSHSEGSTAQSSQVIGGGQVSLIADEGRLNITGSDAAGKEGTLLRAKDIVLQSAEQSHSERSDNRSSGGNAGVAVAFQSGKPVIGFTAGGNHGKGYGNGDDVTHRHTHIGDKDSRTVIQSSGDTTLKGAQVKGKGVALSTRNLNIESIQDSAVYRSKQQNLSGSVTVGYGASATAGYNQSKTNADHRSISEQSGIFAGDDGFQVNVANHTDLKGGIITATETAESEGRNRFQTASISHSDIENHSRYEGDGFGIGVSGSISGQSLGQTAPAADSRIQTVAAKNGIDSSIGYGSDGGSQSSVTKSGIGTRNIIIGNDTDGTQAAAAYTGTRSETAEQNSGRLNNIFDKERVQSEIDLQRKVSQEFSKNVQEVRTEINHKAEGYKALAKAAEDKAAQALQNGDLNAYREAVQTANEHHQKADNWQKGGVALAAVATGLSAPTDSALGIAAATASPAAAYQIGQYFKELAQQNSDGNLSAKQETAHILAHAVLGAATAAAGDNNALAGAISAGSAEAAAPLIGNYLYGEKDGSKLTAEQKETVTAITGLLGTATGAAVGNTTANAAQGSLVAGSAVENNHLRKGQRVIKKAELRSCKGDLLCELKVEEKWEQIGLQNLRKLYAVCDKGINTAECNNLRNQIDTSTYQGKRDYNYPTGLELKGELAGAIGVGPQINGKVTITLGNRGSSMQAEGGIGLGIGAALSGGLSKQTRRVGIDENKTLNASTEIVLREKRFGTQAKDNNATLSTKAEAELKLGPWNNSAAIQGGRQYPDNQASSLYKGGEIKSVFKPQLGIGGILRWDIWNGRSKRYEKIK; from the coding sequence ATGAACAAAACCTGCTACAAAGTCATCTTCAATAAAAAGCGCGGCATGATGATGGCTGTTGCCGAAAACACCGCACGCGACGGTAAAAACGTGCAAGACGGCAAAGCGGCTATTTCAGACGGCCTTGCGGGTGCGGCCAAGTTTCAGATACAGATGGCGGCGTTCTCGGTGTGGCTGGCGGTCGGTTCGGCTGCTGTCAGCCCCGTGTGGGCAGCAGGGCTTCAGGCCGACAAATCCGCGCCTTTGGGCCAACAACCCACCGTTTTGCAGACGGCCAACGGTTTGCCGCAAGTCAATATCCAAACCCCGACCGCAGGCGGCGTATCGGTTAACCAATACCGCCAATTCGATGTTGACAAACGCGGTGCCATATTGAACAACAGCCGCAGCAACACGCAGACCAAATTGGGCGGCTGGATACAGGGTAATCCGTGGTTGGCACGCGGCGAAGCCAAGGTGATTGTGAATCAGGTCAACAGCGTCAGTCCTTCACTACTCAACGGCTATATCGAAGTGGCCGGCCGTCGTGCCGAGGTGGTATTGGCCAATCCTGCCGGTATCCGGGTGAACGGTGCAGGCTTTATCAATGCGGCGGGGGTAACGCTTACCACAGGCAAACCGCTGTTTGACAACGGCAATCTCACCAGTTTCCAAGTACGCGACGGCGATATTGCCGTCAACGGTGACGGCTTGGATACCTCAGGAGCCGATTACACCCGCCTGCTTGCCCGCGCCGCGCAAATCAATGCCGGCGTATGGGCAAAAGATTTAAGCGTGGTATCGGGCAGCAACGATGTGGCGACCGACGGCAGCCACACCCAAGTTTCAGACGGCCGCCCAGCTCCTGCCGTGGCCATCGACACCGCGCAGCTGGGCGGTATGTATGCCAACAAGATTACGCTGGTTTCCACCGACAAAGGCGCAGCCGTTCATCATGCCGGTCAAGCCTTTGCCACCGCTGGCGGTGTGACCCTGAGTGCCGACGGTAAAATCGGTAACAGCGGCAGTATTGCGGCCGCCGACAATACGCAACGCTCGAGCGCAGCGGCGCGTGTAAATATTCAAGCCACGGCGTTTGATAATAGCGGCACCTTGTCATCACAAGGAAAAACCGCGATTCAAAGCCCGAAAGTCGGCAACAGCGGCCTGATCACCTCATCCGACGAACTGAATATCCGCACACAAAACCTCGACAACCGCCAAACCATACAGGCTGCCCGTTTCGACATCGAAACCGGCCGTCTGAACAACAGCGGCGACATGGCGCAAACCGGTTTGCAAAGCCTCAATATTGAAGCCGGCAAATTGAACAATAGCGGTTTAATCGCTTATGCCGGCCAAGACCATGTTTCCGGCAACGGCGGCAATACTGCCCCAAGCACGCCTGCCACACCGACCACCGCCGCCGCGTCAGGCCGAATCCAAACTCAAAATGATGCGGCTGCCGTACCGCTGACCTTGGCCGAAGGCCGTCTGAAGGTTTCAGACGGCCTGGAAAACAGCGGCAGCATCACCGCCAACGGCGGCGTGGATATCCACGCCGCAAACAGCTTGGGCAACACAGGCAAACTACATCTGAACAAACTGGCCGTTGGCGGCAGCCTGCTGGATAACCGCGAAGCCGAAATCATCAGCCGCCAGGCCGAGATTACCGCGCAAACCTTGGACAACCGCCAAGGTAAACTGACCGCTGCCGAAACGCTCACCATCCGCAACCAAACCACCGATAACCGCGAAGGTACCCTGCAATCCGGCGGTAGTTTGGCTGCGGCCGTCCAAACCTTGGACAACAGCAACGGCCGACTCACCGTCAACCGACAAGCCGGTATCAAAGCCGCAGCCCTGCTCAATCAAAGCGGCCAAATCGACACAGGCCGTCTGAAAGCCGAAGCCGCCCGTCTAGACAATACCTCAGGCCAAATCCGCAGCGATGAAATGACCGAGCTCAAAGTTTCAGACGGCCTTGACAACCAACGCGGCCTCATCGGTTCGGCCAAAGACGTGAAAATACACGACGGCGGCAGCCAAAGTCTAAGCATCAACAATGCATCAGGCGAAATACTCGCCGAACAACACCTTGATATCCAAGCCAAAACACTGACCAAGCAAGGAGAGCTGGCGGCCAACCGAAACCTGTCGCTCAATCTTAAAGACAGCTTTACCGCCGCACAAGACATCCGTGCCGGACAAGGTTTGACCGTCAGCAGCAAAGGCGGCATCCACAACAGCTACACGCTGGAAGGCAGCCGTTTCGTACGCTTGGAAGCCGACCACATCGACAACACCGCATCCGGCACCATCCAATCCGGCAGCGACACCCGTCTCAAAGCCGACAACATTACCAACCGCGGCTTAATCAACAGCAACGGCCTCACCCTCTTGGATGCAGGCAATACCGTACTGAACATCGGCAGCGGACGCGTGTATGGCGACTGGGTGGCGATTGAGGCCGAGAAGCTGGTGAACCAAGAAAAAACGGCCAATGGCGAAACCAAAGCCGCCGTCATTGCCGCGCGCGAGCATTTGGCCGTGGGGGCGAAAGAGATTACCAATCAGGAAGAAGCGAAGCTTTCCAGCGAAGGCAGTTTGAATATTGGCGGCAGTTTGGATGAGCAGCATCAGGCGCAGGGTATGGCTGATCGTTTGATTAATGCCAGTGCCACGATTGAAGCAGGAGGAGACGCACGGATCGCAGCGAAATCTCTGGGAAACCTGAACAAGCACTTCGAATTGGAGGAATATCTGGCCGAAACCAGCGGACAAATCAAAGAATACGCACCAGCGGGAGAGGCTGTCCGTTATCGTGAAGGTAGAGATGGAACATTTGATAATTCTCGCGGTGAGAAAGACCAAAAGACCGCGGGCTTTCATTTCCCGGATGGCAGCCAAGTTGAAGCCGAGCATTGGAATGTATGGGACTACCATATCAAAACATACCGCCAGCGGATTAAAACAAGCAAGCCGGCGGAAATTCTGATTGGCGGCAATCTGATTGCTGCTGGCAGCAACTGGCTGAACTCAGACAGCCACATATTGATTGGCGGTAATTTGGATTCAGACGGCCTAGAGGAAAACATCAACAATCAGGGCACACAAGGACAAGGTCGATTAGAAAACATTGGTCAGCAGTATCTCTCAACTTGGGATAAACGCTGGTATTCCAGAAAGCGTCGCCCTCGTCGTGTAGAAAGAGAATATGTTGCATACACACCTGTCGAGCCTTTCACCCATGACCTTGACAGCCCGGCGCTTAAATATCAGGAAAATGCCTCACTCGGCAAGCTTCAAAATCTGGCAATAGCCGCCGCTCTCAACCCAACCGCCGTTACTCACGGCGGCAGCACCCCCGCACCCATTAAAACCCTCAACACCGATACCAAGCTGCCGACATCCAGCCTGTATGCCGTCAACCCGGCCCACCCGTCGTATCTGGTCGAAACCGATCCCGCCTTTACCAACTACAAACAATGGCTGAGCAGCGACTATATGCTCAATGCCCTCAAACTCGACCCAAGTAGAATGCACAAACGCTTAGGCGACGGCTATTACGAGCAAAAGCTGGTAAACGAACAAGTTGCCCGCTTAACCGGCTACCGCCGCCTCGACGGTTACACCAACGACGAAGCCCAGTTCAAAGCACTGATGCAAGCCGGCATCACCTTCGCCCGCGAACAGCAGCTCACACCGGGCATCGCCCTTTCGCCAGAACAAGTAGCACGCCTCACTTCCGACATTGTTTGGCTGGAAACCCAAACCCTTACCTTAATCGACGGCAGCACGGTTGATGTGTTGGCACCCAAAGTCTATCTCACCGTCAAACCCGGCGACATCAATGCCCACGGCGGTTTGATCAGTGCCGACCGACTGGCGATGAACGGCACGGGCAGCATCATCAACAGCGGTACGTTGGCCGGGCGTAAAATCGCCGACCTATCCGCCACCGACATCACCAACAGCGGTGTGGTTCAAGGCGGTAAAGTGCGCTTACGCGGCCAAGATGTGAACATCGAAGGCGGCACCGTCGCCGCCGACACCCTGTTGGCCGTCGAGGCCGACCGCCTCCGCGTTGCCTCCACCACGGCTACCGGTGGCGATGAGCGCAACGGCCAAACCCAAATCGACCGCGTTGCCGGTTTGTATGTCAACAACGCTTCAGACGGCCTCTTAAGCCTCAAAGCCAACCAAAGCATCGACTTCGTCGCCGCCAATCTGCGTAACGAAGCGTCCAAAGGCAAAACCCAAATCGTTTCAGACGGCCGCATCGATTTGGGCACCGCCAAGCTCGAAGCCCACAGCAAATGGGGCGAACTGAGCGATAAAAACCACCGCCATGTTGCCCAAACTTCCGAAGCGGGTACCGTCATCGGTGCGGCCGGCGATATCCTGCTTTCCGCCAAAGACGATTTGACCGTCCGCCAAGGCAGCATCGCCAGCGATAAAGGCAGGGTTACCCTCTCCGGCCGCAACGTCGACATCAGCGAAGGCCGTCAAACGCTGGATTTGGACGAATCAATCTACACCAAATCGCGCGGCATCGCTTCCAAAACAACCGGCCTCGACCAATACCGCCGTCAGCACGACGAAGCGGTCGGCAGCGAAATCAGCGGCGGCAAAGTGTTGATTGCAGCCGATAACAATTTAACCGTACGCGGCGGCAACGTGGTTTCAGACGGCCTGACCGTGTTGACGGCGGGCAATGATGTCAACATCACCGCCGCGCAAAGCACCTATAACGACAGCGAATTCCACCAAACCAAAAAATCCGGCCTGATGGGTTCGGGCGGCATCGGTTTTACCGTCGGCAGCAAAAAAGACACCGCCGACAGCGGCAGCCGTACCCGGGTGAATCACGGCTCGACCGTCGGCAGCTTAACAGGCGACACCGTCATTTCTGCCGAACAAAACTACCGCCAAACCGGCTCGACCGTCTCCTCGCCCGAAGGCGACGTACTGATTCGTGCGCGCAACATCGACATTAAAGCGGCGCAGGATACTTACGCCACCGACTACCGGCAGACCCTCGAACAAAAAGGCCTGACCGTAGCGGTCAACGTGCCCGTCGTTCAGGCCGTACAAAGCACAGCAGCCGCTGCCAAAACCGTCGGCAAAAGCAACAACGGCCGCGTCAATGCCATGGCCGCGGCCAATGCCGCATGGCAGACACGCAAGTTATTGGCCGAAGAAAGCAGTCCCGACAACCTCAAAGGCCTGGCAAACACCGCTGCCGCCCTATCCGCCGGCGATTGGCAATCTGCAGCAAACGCATCCAACGTCAGTGTCTCCCTTACCTACGGCCAACAAAAAAACACTGCCCAAAGCCACAGCGAAGGCAGTACCGCCCAAAGCAGCCAAGTCATCGGCGGCGGCCAAGTCAGCCTGATCGCCGACGAAGGCCGTCTGAACATCACCGGCTCAGATGCGGCCGGTAAAGAAGGCACATTATTGCGCGCCAAAGACATCGTACTGCAATCGGCCGAACAGAGCCACAGCGAACGCAGCGACAACCGCAGCAGCGGCGGGAACGCCGGCGTTGCCGTTGCATTTCAAAGCGGCAAACCGGTTATCGGCTTTACCGCCGGCGGCAACCACGGCAAAGGCTACGGCAACGGTGACGACGTAACCCACCGCCATACCCACATCGGCGACAAAGACAGCCGCACCGTCATCCAAAGCAGCGGCGACACCACCCTCAAAGGCGCGCAGGTAAAAGGCAAAGGCGTTGCCCTTAGCACCCGAAACCTCAACATCGAAAGCATACAGGATAGCGCCGTCTACCGCAGCAAACAGCAAAACCTCAGCGGTTCGGTAACCGTCGGTTACGGCGCATCCGCGACTGCCGGCTACAACCAAAGCAAAACCAACGCCGACCACCGCAGTATCAGCGAACAAAGCGGCATCTTTGCCGGTGACGACGGCTTCCAAGTCAACGTGGCAAACCATACCGACTTAAAAGGCGGCATCATCACCGCCACCGAAACAGCCGAAAGCGAAGGCAGAAACCGCTTTCAGACGGCCTCAATCAGCCACAGCGACATTGAAAACCACAGCCGCTATGAAGGCGACGGCTTCGGCATTGGCGTATCAGGCAGCATCAGCGGCCAAAGCCTCGGCCAAACCGCACCTGCTGCCGACAGCCGCATCCAAACCGTCGCCGCTAAAAACGGTATCGACAGCAGCATCGGCTACGGCAGCGACGGCGGCAGTCAAAGCAGTGTTACCAAAAGCGGCATCGGCACGCGCAACATCATCATCGGCAACGATACCGACGGCACACAGGCAGCAGCGGCCTACACCGGCACCCGCAGCGAAACCGCCGAACAAAACTCAGGCCGTCTGAACAACATCTTTGACAAAGAACGGGTGCAGAGCGAGATTGATTTGCAGCGGAAGGTCAGTCAGGAATTCAGCAAAAATGTGCAGGAAGTCAGAACGGAAATCAACCACAAAGCCGAAGGCTACAAAGCACTCGCCAAAGCAGCGGAAGACAAAGCTGCCCAAGCATTACAAAACGGCGATTTGAATGCCTACCGTGAAGCCGTACAAACCGCCAATGAACACCATCAAAAGGCCGACAACTGGCAAAAAGGCGGCGTAGCCCTAGCTGCCGTGGCCACAGGTTTGAGCGCACCGACCGACAGCGCATTAGGCATAGCCGCCGCTACCGCCAGTCCGGCCGCTGCCTATCAAATCGGCCAATACTTCAAAGAACTGGCGCAACAGAATTCAGACGGCAATCTGAGCGCCAAACAGGAAACCGCCCACATCCTCGCCCATGCGGTATTGGGCGCAGCAACGGCAGCGGCGGGAGACAACAACGCCCTGGCCGGCGCCATCAGTGCAGGCAGTGCCGAAGCCGCCGCACCGCTAATCGGCAACTATCTCTACGGCGAGAAAGACGGCAGCAAACTGACGGCGGAGCAGAAAGAAACCGTAACGGCGATTACAGGCTTGTTGGGGACGGCTACGGGGGCGGCTGTTGGGAACACAACCGCCAATGCGGCTCAAGGTAGTTTGGTTGCGGGGAGTGCAGTGGAGAATAATCACTTACGAAAAGGACAACGAGTAATTAAAAAAGCTGAATTACGTTCTTGCAAAGGGGATTTATTGTGTGAATTGAAAGTTGAAGAAAAGTGGGAGCAGATAGGTTTACAAAACCTACGAAAACTTTATGCCGTTTGTGATAAGGGCATCAATACAGCAGAATGTAATAATTTAAGAAATCAAATTGACACATCTACATATCAAGGAAAACGAGATTACAACTATCCTACTGGACTGGAATTAAAGGGGGAATTAGCTGGAGCAATAGGAGTCGGTCCTCAAATCAATGGCAAGGTCACTATAACATTAGGTAATAGAGGTTCTTCTATGCAGGCAGAGGGAGGTATAGGTTTAGGTATCGGAGCAGCATTATCGGGAGGTTTATCAAAACAAACTAGACGTGTAGGTATTGATGAAAATAAGACTTTGAATGCTTCAACAGAAATTGTTTTAAGAGAAAAGCGATTTGGTACGCAAGCTAAGGATAACAATGCAACACTGTCAACTAAAGCTGAAGCTGAACTTAAGTTAGGACCGTGGAATAATTCTGCTGCTATACAAGGGGGCAGACAATATCCAGATAATCAAGCATCTTCGTTGTATAAAGGAGGAGAAATTAAATCTGTTTTTAAACCCCAATTGGGAATAGGTGGTATATTGAGATGGGATATTTGGAATGGAAGAAGTAAAAGATATGAAAAAATTAAATAA
- a CDS encoding ankyrin repeat domain-containing protein: MENQDIEFYEEMKEKYKNDVGMLVTFAGDQGDIAFLQELAETGRFNPLATTPLEGWSYLHKVNLGEACPLSTIRFYLDKGVAVNAQDCYGMTPLHYALRAQNADAAIALLEAGADPNIPNIDNLRPLSMVGYTKDRLDVLELMLKNGGNVHNIINDNETILESWKPSTTSSQWEIDIYELMKQYA; encoded by the coding sequence ATGGAAAATCAAGATATTGAATTTTACGAAGAAATGAAAGAAAAATATAAAAATGATGTAGGAATGTTAGTAACCTTCGCCGGCGATCAAGGAGATATAGCCTTCTTACAAGAACTAGCGGAAACAGGCCGGTTTAATCCATTAGCAACCACCCCTCTCGAAGGGTGGAGTTATTTGCACAAAGTTAATCTTGGAGAAGCATGCCCCTTATCAACCATCCGCTTTTACTTGGACAAAGGCGTAGCAGTCAATGCCCAAGACTGCTACGGCATGACACCGCTGCACTATGCGCTTCGTGCGCAAAACGCCGATGCTGCGATTGCCCTGCTGGAAGCAGGCGCAGATCCGAATATACCCAATATTGACAACCTGCGCCCTTTATCTATGGTTGGGTATACCAAAGATAGGCTGGATGTATTGGAATTAATGCTAAAAAACGGAGGTAATGTCCATAATATTATTAATGATAATGAAACTATTTTGGAAAGTTGGAAGCCAAGTACTACTTCATCTCAATGGGAAATTGATATTTACGAATTGATGAAACAATATGCTTAA
- a CDS encoding VENN motif pre-toxin domain-containing protein — protein sequence MLGLYAGDDGFQVNLAKHTGIITATETAETAGRNRFQTASISHGDIENHSRYEGDGFGIGVSGSISGQSLGQTAPAADSRIQTVAAKNGIDSSIGYGSDGGSQSSVTKSGIGTRNIVIGNDPTGEAAKAVYTDTRTETAEQNSGRLNNIFDKERVQSEIDLQRKVSQEFSKNVQEVRTEINHKAEGYKALAKAAEDKAAQALQNGDLNAYREAVQTANEHHQKADNWQKGGVALAAVATGLSAPTDSALGIAAATASPAAAYQIGQYFKELAQQNSDGNLSAKQETAHILAHAVLGAATAAAGDNNALAGAISAGSAEAAAPLIGNYLYGEKDGSKLTAEQKETVTAITNLLGTATGAAVGNSTANAVQGSLNADSAVENNSILSRTARTRLNPQSKVLYDRIIRKGNFHTVEDFNHAYAQCPNKACQNAVVQAFQKERERFFTYLADEIKDGKQRELLIKEFAPVMSGENLLLGGRFGQAAINWSGYQDGFLARFPDAWIEKDKIAQKTASGMSLEQAERSAMKEMLIPQAISAALVGAAGVRKINETIKKN from the coding sequence ATGTTAGGCCTTTACGCCGGTGACGACGGCTTCCAAGTCAACTTGGCAAAACATACCGGCATCATTACCGCCACCGAAACAGCCGAAACGGCAGGCAGAAACCGCTTTCAGACGGCCTCAATCAGCCACGGCGACATTGAAAACCACAGCCGCTATGAAGGCGACGGCTTCGGCATCGGCGTATCAGGCAGCATCAGCGGCCAAAGCCTCGGCCAAACCGCACCTGCTGCCGACAGCCGCATCCAAACCGTCGCCGCTAAAAACGGTATCGACAGCAGCATCGGCTACGGCAGCGACGGCGGCAGTCAAAGCAGTGTTACCAAAAGCGGCATCGGCACCCGCAACATCGTCATCGGCAACGACCCGACGGGCGAAGCAGCCAAAGCGGTTTACACCGACACCCGTACCGAAACCGCCGAACAAAACTCAGGCCGTCTGAACAACATCTTTGACAAAGAACGGGTGCAGAGCGAGATTGATTTGCAGCGGAAGGTCAGTCAGGAATTCAGCAAAAATGTGCAGGAAGTCAGAACGGAAATCAACCACAAAGCCGAAGGCTACAAAGCACTCGCCAAAGCAGCGGAAGACAAAGCTGCCCAAGCATTACAAAACGGCGATTTGAATGCCTACCGTGAAGCCGTACAAACCGCCAATGAACACCATCAAAAGGCCGACAACTGGCAAAAAGGCGGCGTAGCCCTAGCTGCCGTGGCCACAGGTTTGAGCGCACCGACCGACAGCGCATTAGGCATAGCCGCCGCTACCGCCAGTCCGGCCGCTGCCTATCAAATCGGCCAATACTTCAAAGAACTGGCGCAACAGAATTCAGACGGCAATCTGAGCGCCAAACAGGAAACCGCCCACATCCTCGCCCATGCGGTATTGGGCGCAGCAACGGCAGCGGCGGGAGACAACAACGCCCTGGCCGGCGCCATCAGTGCAGGCAGTGCCGAAGCGGCTGCACCGTTAATCGGCAATTACCTTTACGGCGAGAAAGACGGCAGCAAACTGACGGCGGAGCAGAAAGAAACCGTAACGGCGATTACAAACCTGTTGGGAACGGCTACGGGGGCGGCTGTTGGGAACAGTACTGCGAATGCGGTGCAAGGCAGTCTGAATGCGGATAGTGCGGTGGAGAATAACTCCATCCTTTCCCGTACCGCCCGTACCCGTCTGAACCCTCAAAGCAAGGTTTTATATGACCGAATTATCCGAAAAGGTAATTTTCATACGGTAGAAGATTTTAATCATGCCTATGCCCAATGTCCTAACAAAGCCTGCCAAAATGCTGTGGTTCAAGCGTTCCAAAAAGAAAGAGAACGTTTCTTTACCTATTTGGCAGATGAAATCAAAGATGGAAAGCAGAGGGAATTGTTGATTAAAGAGTTTGCTCCGGTGATGTCCGGTGAAAACTTGTTATTGGGCGGAAGATTCGGACAGGCGGCAATCAACTGGTCAGGCTATCAAGACGGTTTCCTAGCCCGTTTCCCTGACGCATGGATTGAAAAAGACAAAATTGCTCAAAAAACTGCGTCAGGCATGAGTCTTGAACAGGCTGAACGATCGGCTATGAAAGAGATGCTGATTCCGCAAGCTATATCGGCTGCACTTGTTGGAGCTGCGGGTGTCCGTAAAATCAATGAAACTATTAAAAAAAACTGA
- a CDS encoding IS630 family transposase, giving the protein MRLRHRFQLKERPIVWLDESGFRASVHRPYGYAPKGRRCIDTHDWQGRNQTNAIGALYDNQLFAVGLFDCSINSRIFDTWIERLLIPQLPPESVVVMDNAAFHKGKAEALLKEKGHTVLWMPPYSPDLNPIEKKWAWLKARRRKLGVVSVDELFRSVI; this is encoded by the coding sequence ATCAGACTCAGACACCGTTTCCAACTGAAAGAACGTCCGATTGTTTGGCTGGACGAAAGCGGATTCAGAGCTTCCGTCCACCGTCCTTACGGTTATGCCCCAAAAGGCAGACGGTGTATTGATACCCATGACTGGCAGGGACGTAATCAGACTAATGCCATCGGTGCGCTGTATGATAATCAACTGTTTGCGGTCGGTTTGTTTGACTGTTCCATCAACAGCAGGATATTCGACACTTGGATAGAACGGTTACTGATCCCGCAACTGCCGCCCGAGAGTGTGGTGGTGATGGACAATGCGGCGTTTCATAAGGGTAAGGCAGAAGCCTTGCTGAAGGAAAAGGGGCATACCGTCCTATGGATGCCGCCTTACAGCCCCGACCTGAATCCCATCGAAAAGAAATGGGCTTGGTTAAAGGCGAGACGGAGAAAACTTGGGGTGGTGTCTGTGGATGAGTTGTTTAGGAGTGTTATTTGA
- a CDS encoding IS630 transposase-related protein, which yields MTYSTDFRQLALAKLAQGLSIRQVAKELGIGSDTVFKWKKNPIPKGYPKDRKPLKITKEALLRDVEQYPDAYCYERAQRLNCSTNGIHRALKRYGISRKKDQ from the coding sequence ATGACCTATTCAACAGACTTCCGCCAACTGGCCTTAGCCAAACTCGCCCAAGGCCTCTCCATCCGTCAAGTAGCCAAAGAGCTCGGCATCGGCAGCGATACCGTGTTCAAATGGAAAAAGAATCCCATTCCCAAAGGCTATCCCAAAGACAGAAAACCCCTCAAAATTACCAAAGAAGCACTGCTTAGAGACGTCGAACAATACCCCGATGCCTATTGCTACGAACGGGCACAACGGCTCAACTGTTCGACCAACGGCATCCACCGGGCATTGAAAAGATACGGAATCAGCCGAAAAAAAGACCAATAA